A genomic stretch from Haloarchaeobius amylolyticus includes:
- a CDS encoding NUDIX hydrolase — protein sequence MDLRRVAEFTPRPIGDQKHDAGVLIPVIERDGEYHLLFTKRADHLGKHPGQMSFPGGGNEPGDVDIRETALREAYEEIGLHPDEVDLVGRLDDIRTITEYAVTPFVGMAPDREYDPNEREVAEVAVLPVAALLDDENYEYEHRDHPHYGEIVIHYFHVDGYTVWGATGRILVQLLELTTDWRAPMRLDRRI from the coding sequence ATGGACCTGCGTCGCGTCGCCGAGTTCACACCCCGCCCCATCGGAGACCAGAAACACGATGCCGGGGTGCTCATCCCCGTCATCGAACGGGACGGCGAGTACCACCTGCTGTTCACGAAGCGCGCCGACCACCTCGGCAAACACCCCGGGCAGATGAGCTTCCCCGGCGGCGGCAACGAGCCGGGGGACGTCGACATCCGGGAGACCGCACTCCGCGAGGCCTACGAGGAGATCGGGCTCCACCCCGACGAGGTCGACCTCGTCGGCCGCCTCGACGACATCCGGACCATAACCGAGTACGCCGTGACGCCCTTCGTCGGCATGGCGCCCGACCGCGAGTACGACCCGAACGAGCGCGAGGTCGCCGAGGTCGCGGTCCTGCCGGTCGCGGCCCTGCTCGACGACGAGAACTACGAGTACGAGCACCGCGACCACCCGCACTACGGCGAAATCGTCATCCACTACTTCCACGTCGACGGCTATACCGTCTGGGGTGCGACCGGGCGGATCCTCGTGCAGTTGCTCGAGTTGACGACCGACTGGCGCGCGCCGATGCGGCTGGACCGCCGCATCTGA
- a CDS encoding DUF7109 family protein, whose translation MRVSEDELAGVVELFGGLTRDELYEALSELAYREGEELDGADAGETLDSAISSYHLVEYESDAAEKPLLVAGPRAFPEQPPHSEDLPHIMDVEPRDVDREALGEAVRETLDDEATAALAGGDTDRMRELVDVSYDLEAWAPVDCTGIRNRLDARL comes from the coding sequence ATGCGCGTCAGTGAGGACGAACTCGCCGGTGTCGTGGAGCTGTTCGGCGGGCTCACCCGGGACGAACTGTACGAGGCGCTCTCCGAACTCGCCTACCGCGAGGGCGAGGAACTGGACGGCGCCGACGCCGGCGAGACGCTCGATTCGGCCATCTCGAGCTACCATCTGGTCGAGTACGAGAGCGACGCCGCCGAGAAACCCCTGCTGGTCGCCGGGCCGCGGGCGTTCCCCGAGCAACCGCCCCACAGCGAGGACCTGCCCCACATCATGGACGTCGAGCCCCGCGACGTGGACCGCGAGGCACTCGGCGAGGCCGTCCGGGAGACCCTCGACGACGAGGCGACCGCGGCCCTCGCCGGCGGCGACACCGACCGCATGCGCGAACTGGTCGACGTGAGCTACGACCTCGAGGCGTGGGCGCCGGTGGACTGCACCGGCATCCGTAACCGGCTCGACGCCCGGCTCTGA
- a CDS encoding glycosyl transferase family 2 yields the protein MEYVQERIATLHDLTNPRPDAPTDRTAVVVPMTEREYAGLAAEQVLSTLAAVDPAAVIVPLRAPAERVPDFHEWLGSFDLDVDLLWCSADAVSDLLHEHGLENGFGKGRDVWLALGLAAERADYVVVHDADAKTYSESHVPRLLSPLDQGFDFSKGYYARVENNRLYGRLFRLFYTPLVRALDDAHDHPFLDYLESFRYALAGEFAMTADLARQVRAQRAFGLEVGVLADTYEHAGFEGTAQVDLGRHEHDHRSVSGPTGLSDMSTQVGQALFNALADHGIDPDFETLPARYEQAATALVRQYAADARFNGLDFDAAGEREQVATYADAVVEPAVDTRLPAWADAPLTPGDVAAAAAEATARVVE from the coding sequence ATGGAGTACGTCCAGGAGCGGATCGCGACGCTCCACGACCTCACGAACCCCCGGCCGGACGCGCCGACCGACCGGACCGCCGTCGTGGTCCCCATGACCGAACGGGAGTACGCCGGCCTCGCCGCCGAGCAGGTGCTCTCGACGCTCGCCGCGGTCGACCCCGCCGCCGTCATCGTCCCCCTCCGCGCGCCCGCCGAACGGGTGCCCGACTTCCACGAGTGGCTCGGCTCGTTCGACCTCGACGTGGACCTGCTGTGGTGCTCGGCCGACGCCGTCTCGGACCTCCTGCACGAGCACGGCCTGGAGAACGGGTTCGGCAAGGGCCGGGACGTCTGGCTGGCCCTCGGCCTCGCCGCCGAGCGCGCCGACTACGTCGTCGTCCACGACGCCGACGCGAAGACCTACAGCGAGTCCCACGTCCCGCGACTGCTCTCCCCGCTCGACCAGGGCTTCGACTTCTCGAAGGGCTACTACGCCCGCGTCGAGAACAACCGGCTGTACGGCCGGCTCTTCCGGCTGTTCTACACGCCGCTGGTCCGGGCGCTCGACGACGCCCACGACCACCCGTTCCTCGACTACCTCGAATCCTTCCGGTACGCGCTGGCCGGCGAGTTCGCCATGACGGCCGACCTCGCCCGGCAGGTTCGCGCCCAGCGCGCCTTCGGGCTGGAGGTGGGCGTCCTCGCCGACACCTACGAACACGCCGGCTTCGAGGGAACCGCCCAGGTCGACCTCGGCCGCCACGAGCACGACCATCGCTCCGTGTCGGGCCCGACCGGCCTCTCGGACATGTCGACGCAGGTCGGGCAGGCGCTGTTCAACGCGCTCGCCGACCACGGCATCGACCCCGACTTCGAGACGCTGCCCGCGCGCTACGAGCAGGCCGCGACCGCGCTGGTCCGGCAGTACGCCGCCGACGCACGGTTCAACGGCCTCGACTTCGACGCGGCCGGCGAGCGCGAGCAGGTCGCGACCTACGCCGACGCGGTCGTCGAACCCGCCGTCGACACCCGGCTGCCGGCGTGGGCAGACGCTCCCCTCACCCCCGGGGACGTGGCGGCCGCCGCGGCCGAGGCGACGGCCCGGGTAGTCGAATGA
- a CDS encoding MFS transporter: MVFLVNFARVVFAPLLDPFRAAFTISSEGAVGLIATLAWVGSALPRIPTGYLLTRVPRHRVVLGTGVVLTAATTFTAFADSLTMVYLGAFLMGLASGAYFIAANPLVSELFPERVGRAIGIHGMSSQLAAVAAPLFVGLVLVQSSWQVPALGDLAAWRVVILTIAVVAAVTTVAFYLVARRSAMPTAGAADRDLLVALKRQWRIILTGFVVLGGTGFVWNGLFNLYVRYLSVAKGLAPAQGRTLLTLVFLAGVPAFFLTGDLADRIPHVPLLLAVLGAFATCLLALTYVSGFLPIVLVTVVLGYVIHSAFPAMDTFLLDSLPDENRASAYAIYSGSMMIFQAAGSVTVGTLVDLGVRYDLVYRGFAVLLFCILAGLLVLYRLDRLPTGAS; encoded by the coding sequence GCGTCGTCTTCGCGCCGCTGCTCGACCCCTTCCGGGCGGCCTTCACCATCTCCTCGGAGGGGGCGGTCGGGCTCATCGCGACGCTGGCGTGGGTCGGCAGCGCGCTCCCGCGCATCCCGACGGGCTACCTGCTGACGCGGGTGCCACGACACCGGGTGGTGCTGGGGACCGGGGTGGTCCTCACGGCCGCGACGACGTTCACCGCGTTCGCCGACTCGCTCACCATGGTCTACCTCGGCGCGTTCCTGATGGGGCTGGCCAGCGGCGCGTACTTCATCGCCGCGAACCCCCTCGTCAGCGAGCTGTTCCCCGAGCGCGTCGGCCGGGCCATCGGCATCCACGGGATGTCGAGCCAGCTCGCGGCGGTGGCCGCCCCGCTGTTCGTCGGGCTGGTACTGGTCCAGAGTTCGTGGCAGGTGCCCGCGCTCGGCGACCTCGCGGCCTGGCGCGTGGTGATACTCACCATCGCGGTCGTGGCGGCCGTGACGACCGTCGCGTTCTACCTGGTGGCTCGCCGGTCCGCGATGCCGACCGCGGGCGCGGCCGACCGGGACCTGCTCGTCGCGCTGAAGCGCCAGTGGCGCATCATCCTGACCGGCTTCGTCGTGCTCGGTGGTACCGGGTTCGTCTGGAACGGCCTGTTCAACCTCTACGTCCGGTACCTCTCGGTCGCGAAGGGGCTCGCGCCCGCCCAGGGACGCACCCTGCTGACGCTGGTGTTCCTCGCGGGCGTCCCCGCGTTCTTCCTCACGGGCGACCTCGCCGACCGCATCCCCCACGTGCCCCTGCTGCTCGCGGTCCTCGGCGCGTTCGCGACCTGCCTGCTCGCGCTGACGTACGTCTCGGGGTTCCTGCCCATCGTCCTCGTCACGGTCGTCCTCGGCTACGTCATCCACAGTGCCTTCCCGGCGATGGACACGTTCCTGCTGGACTCGCTGCCCGACGAGAACCGGGCGTCGGCCTACGCCATCTACTCCGGCTCGATGATGATCTTCCAGGCCGCCGGCAGCGTGACGGTCGGGACCCTCGTCGACCTCGGCGTGCGGTACGACCTGGTCTACCGCGGGTTCGCGGTCCTCCTGTTCTGCATCCTCGCGGGCCTGCTCGTCCTCTACCGGCTCGACCGGCTGCCGACCGGCGCGTCCTGA